One region of Bdellovibrio bacteriovorus genomic DNA includes:
- a CDS encoding alpha-amylase family glycosyl hydrolase — protein MFKFIFFFFFGFLSCRALAYDVIYGVSPYYFTQGRPLTVISEITRRLPELKDLGVTVLWVQPIFPSAEPGQSYDTIDFFTINPSYGTEEQFKNLIRNAHALNIKVILDIALNHTPLQHPFAQEVLRNGKASRLYDFYQHEIETASVYSQFQNILMVDEIPFVYYFWEKLVNLNYAHPAVQRYAIEVLRHWTLKFSVDGFRLDAGWAPASRWPLFYESIVKELKKINPEALILAEDKAFFAAGPYTWAYDWNNQDPDWVSRWAFQTGEGHEETIFNEKDPEAAAQYLADILREQKNKDASRVARYLQNNDTPSFLFSHTREQTFFAASVMAFLPGPLLMFYGQAEGFKYPQWHLPSIQPEITLAEHDASLWLHYQKLIRWRKSLGGFNTITSVKRMAAQVHVTVQGSHKVTFDFANQKVTVNGISAGGAN, from the coding sequence ATGTTCAAATTTATTTTCTTTTTCTTCTTTGGTTTTTTATCCTGCCGTGCTTTGGCCTATGATGTGATTTATGGGGTTTCGCCTTATTACTTCACTCAAGGTCGCCCGCTCACGGTGATTTCTGAAATCACGCGACGTCTGCCGGAACTCAAAGATCTGGGTGTGACCGTCTTGTGGGTGCAGCCGATTTTTCCTTCTGCGGAGCCGGGTCAATCTTATGACACCATCGATTTTTTTACGATCAATCCCAGCTATGGAACTGAAGAACAATTTAAAAACTTAATCCGCAATGCCCACGCGTTAAATATCAAAGTCATCTTAGATATCGCTTTGAATCACACACCCTTGCAGCATCCTTTTGCTCAAGAGGTTCTACGAAACGGTAAAGCATCACGCCTTTATGATTTTTATCAGCATGAAATTGAAACGGCCAGCGTGTACTCGCAATTTCAAAATATTCTGATGGTAGATGAAATTCCTTTTGTCTATTACTTCTGGGAAAAGCTAGTGAATCTTAATTACGCCCATCCCGCGGTCCAAAGGTATGCGATTGAAGTGTTAAGGCATTGGACTTTGAAATTTTCCGTTGATGGATTTCGTCTGGATGCTGGTTGGGCACCCGCTTCACGATGGCCGTTATTTTATGAAAGCATTGTCAAAGAGCTAAAAAAGATCAACCCCGAGGCCTTGATCTTAGCGGAAGACAAAGCTTTTTTCGCCGCTGGGCCCTACACGTGGGCTTATGATTGGAACAATCAAGATCCAGACTGGGTGTCGCGATGGGCGTTTCAGACGGGTGAAGGTCACGAAGAAACAATTTTTAATGAAAAGGATCCTGAAGCCGCCGCCCAATATTTAGCCGATATTTTGCGTGAGCAAAAAAATAAAGATGCTTCCCGCGTGGCGCGCTATCTGCAAAATAACGACACACCCAGCTTTTTATTCTCCCACACCCGGGAACAAACGTTCTTTGCGGCCTCCGTGATGGCGTTCCTGCCAGGCCCTCTGTTAATGTTCTATGGTCAAGCGGAGGGTTTCAAGTACCCGCAATGGCATTTGCCTTCCATCCAGCCTGAAATCACCTTGGCGGAGCATGATGCATCACTTTGGTTGCATTATCAAAAATTGATTCGATGGCGAAAAAGTTTGGGAGGGTTTAATACGATCACATCTGTGAAACGAATGGCGGCTCAGGTGCACGTGACAGTTCAGGGATCTCATAAGGTGACGTTTGATTTTGCAAATCAAAAGGTGACGGTCAATGGGATTTCCGCCGGGGGAGCGAACTAG
- a CDS encoding HD-GYP domain-containing protein, with protein sequence MSPKHEEYVAVSKEQFIAGTQVPVDLFLKLSEHNYVMILKEGAKVLFDQMHFPERSEWLYVRKSEYHKCVGKALTVAGIVLENEAIAEDKKALVLSKAAESIFNEISQLGFDHQALEHSKVISKSIQILVDRKTDISSVVEMMNSLNDGLIRHSMMVSAVSVIIAKSMKWTLSQNLEKLALGALLHDVGLKDIPDDILELPRHAMNREQTAIYESHVYRGVEILRTMPSISEDVIAMALEHHENAHGQGYPRRIRDIKMNPFARIVALADCFSELVMESVNNPHPKNAAAAIQYIELTLGQPFHKPAFVALKMSLQEAVKKSA encoded by the coding sequence ATGAGTCCAAAGCACGAAGAGTACGTTGCAGTTTCTAAAGAGCAGTTTATCGCCGGAACCCAGGTTCCGGTCGATCTATTTTTAAAACTCTCGGAACACAATTACGTGATGATCTTAAAAGAGGGCGCTAAAGTCCTTTTTGATCAAATGCATTTCCCTGAACGATCCGAGTGGCTTTATGTGCGTAAGTCGGAATATCACAAGTGTGTGGGTAAAGCGTTGACGGTGGCGGGGATTGTTTTAGAAAACGAGGCCATCGCCGAAGATAAAAAGGCCCTGGTCCTTTCTAAAGCCGCAGAGTCTATATTTAACGAAATCTCGCAGTTAGGTTTTGATCACCAAGCACTCGAGCACTCTAAAGTCATCAGTAAATCTATTCAAATTTTGGTAGATCGTAAAACCGATATTTCTTCGGTGGTGGAGATGATGAACAGTCTGAACGACGGTTTGATTCGCCATTCGATGATGGTCTCTGCCGTGTCGGTGATCATCGCCAAATCCATGAAGTGGACGCTGTCACAAAACTTAGAAAAGTTAGCTCTAGGAGCCCTGCTTCACGATGTGGGCCTTAAAGACATTCCTGATGATATCTTAGAACTTCCTAGACATGCGATGAACCGTGAACAAACGGCGATATATGAGTCGCACGTGTATCGAGGAGTAGAAATTTTAAGAACCATGCCTTCGATCTCTGAAGATGTGATCGCCATGGCGCTGGAACATCACGAAAATGCACACGGGCAAGGGTATCCTCGTCGCATCCGGGATATTAAGATGAATCCGTTTGCGCGAATCGTAGCTTTAGCGGATTGTTTTTCGGAATTAGTGATGGAGTCGGTGAATAATCCGCATCCTAAAAATGCGGCGGCCGCCATTCAGTATATTGAGCTCACACTAGGTCAGCCCTTCCATAAGCCGGCGTTTGTCGCTTTAAAAATGTCCTTGCAGGAAGCTGTTAAAAAGTCAGCTTAA
- a CDS encoding response regulator has translation MRQDLNPTTTTPKVLAIDDCIDSIRLLSTILSHYHCDLDLAFDGQDAIPLLQSQNFDLVILDWQMPKMGGQETLLLLEQIVPPSRKKSPTPVLLYTSSHYSQITLPELRQFKYAGWIDKQSSFNSKFRSIGNALALI, from the coding sequence ATGCGACAAGATTTAAACCCAACGACCACAACCCCGAAGGTTTTGGCCATTGATGACTGCATTGATTCTATAAGACTTCTATCGACCATTCTTTCCCACTATCACTGCGATTTGGACCTGGCTTTTGATGGCCAGGACGCGATTCCCCTTTTGCAAAGTCAAAACTTTGACCTCGTGATTTTAGATTGGCAAATGCCCAAGATGGGTGGACAAGAAACCTTGCTGCTCTTAGAACAAATTGTTCCGCCTTCACGGAAAAAATCCCCGACGCCTGTCCTGCTTTACACGTCTTCGCATTACTCGCAAATCACGCTACCCGAGTTGCGACAGTTTAAATATGCCGGATGGATTGATAAACAGAGTTCTTTTAATTCAAAATTCCGTTCCATCGGGAATGCACTCGCTCTTATTTAG
- a CDS encoding amidoligase family protein: MKTAAMTFLLLCLSVGAQAQQLMKFAHDEAFDADKAPRVGIEVEMSGLRTKEIALIVQKKIGGEIQIVPNEYGVPEYHLQKSAIGRVVVKPEDNGSSAIGNLEEAYEKTLITEIVTDPIHYADVEKLQKAMDALKASGAKGTADGLAVSIQVNVEIAQGDRSKATPQEIIDLIKTYLSPENRKDIAATYQVPEFRRKYLGDFSPGFMKLINQPHYNPTWREFYNDFMYRQGAEVMGIEGAWKSPISQVKKEVMYKLHAEGFDKILPVMKWNYLRLSSMMMYMMPQDPLSKFLVETTWFKGYPLFENREPNNNFNVVKAVRETLGLKRLSETVGFFRVNHPEDYQKFLSIKARACSAVFAGH; encoded by the coding sequence ATGAAAACCGCGGCAATGACATTCCTTTTATTATGTCTTTCAGTGGGCGCTCAGGCGCAACAGCTGATGAAGTTTGCTCATGATGAAGCATTTGATGCCGACAAAGCCCCGCGCGTAGGGATCGAAGTGGAGATGTCGGGACTTCGTACCAAAGAAATCGCTTTGATTGTACAAAAGAAAATCGGTGGTGAAATTCAAATTGTTCCTAATGAATACGGCGTGCCGGAATATCATTTACAAAAATCTGCCATTGGACGCGTGGTCGTAAAACCTGAGGATAATGGTTCTTCAGCGATTGGTAACTTAGAAGAAGCTTACGAAAAAACATTGATCACCGAAATCGTGACGGATCCGATTCATTATGCGGATGTCGAAAAATTGCAAAAAGCCATGGACGCTTTGAAAGCTTCGGGTGCGAAGGGCACGGCGGATGGTTTAGCCGTTTCGATTCAAGTGAATGTCGAAATCGCTCAAGGGGACCGCAGCAAGGCGACGCCGCAAGAAATTATTGATTTGATTAAGACTTACTTAAGCCCTGAAAACCGCAAAGACATTGCGGCCACTTACCAAGTGCCAGAATTCCGTCGTAAATACTTAGGTGATTTTTCACCAGGCTTTATGAAGCTGATCAATCAACCTCATTACAATCCTACTTGGAGAGAGTTCTATAACGATTTCATGTACCGCCAAGGTGCCGAAGTGATGGGCATTGAAGGTGCGTGGAAGTCTCCAATCAGCCAAGTGAAAAAAGAAGTGATGTACAAGCTTCATGCTGAAGGATTTGATAAAATCTTGCCGGTGATGAAATGGAACTACTTACGTCTTTCTTCAATGATGATGTACATGATGCCGCAGGATCCTCTGTCTAAGTTCTTAGTCGAAACCACATGGTTTAAAGGTTACCCTTTGTTTGAAAATCGCGAACCAAACAACAACTTTAATGTGGTTAAAGCGGTGCGTGAGACTTTGGGATTAAAACGTCTGAGTGAAACAGTCGGGTTTTTCCGCGTGAATCACCCTGAAGATTATCAAAAGTTTTTAAGCATCAAAGCCCGCGCGTGTTCTGCGGTGTTTGCCGGACACTAG